ACGCCTGGACTGTGACCGCTTGGACCTTCTGGCCATTCACGGAATCAACTTGCCGGAACATCTTGAGCAAACGCTTCGTCCTGGCGGTTGCATGGAGGTGGTCCGTCGCTGGCAAGCAGAGGGCCGGATTGGTTCGGTGGGCTTTTCAACCCATGGACCCACCGAGTTGATTGTGGATGCGTGTAACACCGGTGCTTTCGACTACATCAATCTGCATTGGTATTACATCCGTCAGGACAATGGCCCCGCTTTGGATGCGGCCCGTCGTCAAGACATGGGTGTTTTCATCATTAGTCCTACGGATAAAGGGGGCCACCTCCACAGCCCATCCCAGAAATTGTTGGACCTTTGCGCGCCACTGCACCCGATTGTGTTTAACGATCTGTTTTGTCTTCAGGATGAACGCGTGCATACCATCAGCGTTGGTGCCGCTTCACCGCAGGACTTTGATCGCCATCTCAAGGCGATTGAGCTCTTGCCTCAAGCCGTTGATCTGATTGAACCGGTGCATCAACGCCTGGAGAGGGCGGCTGTGGATGCGCTAGGTCCGGAATGGATGGCCACATGGCATGTGGGGCTTCCCTCTTGGCAAGACACTCCTGGAGAGATCAACTTGCCCGTTTTGCTTTGGCTCCACAATTTGCTGGAGGCTTGGGACCTTCAAAGCTTTGCAACGGCGCGGTATCGACTGCTTGGCCAAGGGGGGCATTGGTTTGCTGGATCCAATGCCGATTCCTTTGATGATCAGGTCAGTGCGTCGGCCCTTCAGGCGGTGCTCGGGGCTAGTCCTTGGCGAACCAGGATTCCAATGATCTTGGCGCAGCTCAAACAGCGGTTGGCGGGCGACTCTCAAAAGCGGCTCACCAGTCTTTGAGGCTTCCTCAGGAGCCCAGCGGTGTACGGCTAGGAATACCCACGGCCCGCGGATAGGACGATGGACACGAACCAATGGGCTGCACCCGCAAGAGGTGACGGATGCCGCGCTTGGCCGGCAGTTGACACGTCTGTACGCCAGTCAATTGAGCCTTGAGCGGTGATATCACGGAGCTGAATTCTGTGGTGTCCTCCTCGGACCATTGCCCCCGAAACAGCAGTGCTTCCCCTTTGGGTTTCAGAAGGGGCACGAGGTATTCCGCAACCACAGGCGCTGCCGCCACTGCTCGAGCCATGGCGAGGTCGAACTGGCCGCGGCAGGCGCGATCATGGCCGGTCGTTTCGATGCGTTCGGTGCGAACGGCCACGCGATCGGCGAGGCCAAGCCTGCTGGCCATCGCCTCCACCGCTGCCGTTTTGCGGCCCACAGAGTCCAGCAGTGTCATGTGCGAACCCGGCAAGGCAATGGCGATCGCTAATCCTGGAAACCCACCACCTGTGCCGACATCAATGCACGTTCTGGGTTGATGAGGTGTTTTTAACTCATGAGCCAAGGGCCACAAGCTGTCAAACACTTGATTGATCCAGTAGTCATCGCCCTCCACAAGTCGGGTGAGGTTGACTTTCTCGTTCCATTCCCGCAACAGGGTTTGCAGCGTTGCAAGCTGATCCACTTGCTCCGTCGACGGTTGCCAACCGAGTGCCGTCCAATATTCAGCTCCCGGTGTGGCATCGGCCATGGGCTGCGTGGGCAACTTTTCTTAAGATGAAGGACCAGATCAAGTCTGTGCCGGACGTCTCCATCAGCCACTACCAACGGCTCGGTGTGGCCCCAGGAGTCGATCCGGAAGCATTGCGCCAGGCATTCCGGCGCAAGAGCAAAGCATTGCATCCCGACACTACGGCGCTGCCTGAAGCTCAGGCCAGCCTTGCGTTCCAACAACTCAAGGAGTCCTACGCCCTCCTGGCGGACCCTGGGCGTCGCGATGCCTATGACGCCATGCTCCGCGAAACTACTGCGAGGCCTCACGTCGTCCAGAAGTCCACCTCTGACCCTTGGAACGGGATTGGTGAGCGGCGTCCGCTGTCAGGAGGTGAATGGTTTTCCTTGGTTCTACTGAGCTTGGCTCTCCTTCTCAGCTTGCTGTTGGGATTGGGAGTGGCGGTTGTGCAAGGCCGGGATTGGCAAGTGTCGCCGTCCTGGCTCACCGATGAGCAGACTTTGAGAACCTCCAATGTGCGATCCGATGTCGTCCTCCCTCCCACCGGAGAGTTCACCACTGAATCAGCACTCCCTCCGAGCGCTTGAGCAATGGCTGCTTCAATTGGGCGCCATCCGGATCGACAATGATCCGTGCCGATGGCAATTGGAACGCCCTGATTGGAGCGCCGTTCTTCTCTTGGACCGTGAAGACCTCAAGGTGATTTGGCAGGCATCTGGGACCAGCACTGACACGCAATGCTCCCTCCCCTACGGGCTATCACGCGCTGACGTGGAGGCGGCGATTCAGGCTGGTCCTTAGTGCGTGTCCTTCTCCAGGACTTCATGGATCAGAGTTGATCGAGAGCGGTTTGGATGGCCTTGTAGCACTGCTCAAGTTGGGCATCAGTGATGCAGAGCGGCGGTAAGAGATACACCACCTGGCCTAGAGGACGAAGAAAAACGCCGTGCTCCATGGCGATGCGTTTAACCGTGGGGCCTGCCGGGTTGAGGTAGCCAGCGGTTCCACCAACCACCAAATCGAATGCAGCGACGGTTCCCAGCAACCGTGGTCGTTCAACGCGCGGGTGTTGGGCAAGAGCTTCAAGCTGCGGCCGGTGCCGTGCCTCGAAGTTTTGGAATGCCGTTGGGTTTTGTTCGAGCAACGTCAGGCTGGCATTGGCGGCAGCACAGCCCAGGGGATTGGCCGTGAAGCTGTGGCCATGCCACAGCGTGAGGTTGGGGTCGTCTCCAATGAAGGCTTCGAACACCGCTTCACTGGCCATGGTTACCCCCATCGGTAAGCAGCCTCCCGTGAGTCCCTTGGATAGCGCCATAAGGTCCGGACGAATCCCGGCGCGGCGGCTAGCAAACCAGTCGCCGCAGCGTCCAAATCCAGTGAGGACTTCATCGGCAATGAGCAGGGCTCCGGCAGCTTTTGTCCGGCGTTCAACCTCCCGAAGAAATTCCGGACGCACCATGGTCATTCCCCCTGCTCCCTGGAGCAGAGGCTCGAGGATCACTGCCGCCGTTGGGGTTTGAAGGGTGTCTTCGAGGATTTGAAGTGCGGCTGTTTCCTTTCGGTCAACGTCGTCGTCGTTCCACCAGGTGCTGGGCCAGGGCACTCGGGCGACGGGAAACAATTTGTCTTCGAACGGAGCGCTGAACAAATTGCGCTCGCCAACGGCCATGGCTCCGAAGGTATCTCCGTGATACGCACCATCGAAGGCAACGATCTGATGCCGTGGCTGACCTCGGTTTGCCCACCATTGGCAGGCAATTTTGATCGCCACCTCCACAGCTGTTGAACCGTTGTCGGAGAAAAACAGCCGTTGGAGGCCGGTGATTCCACTGAGTCGAACAGCCAATTGCTCGGCGGGTTCATGGGTGAAATCGGCAAAGATCACCTGCTCCAGCCGTCGTGCTTGATCGGCGATCGCCTCAGCCATCACTGGATTGGCATGGCCATGCAAGGTCACCCACCAGCTACTAATCGCGTCAATTAATGGGGGCCCCTCTTCGCGCAACAGCAGGGCACCATCACCGGCTGTAACCCGCTGCGCTGCAGCCGCACTGGCCATTTGAGTGAATGGAGGCCAGAGATTGGGGTGACGCTGAAGCACCATGGCCGC
The DNA window shown above is from Synechococcus sp. CC9902 and carries:
- a CDS encoding aldo/keto reductase translates to MASLPTRRFGRTELDIPLLSLGAMRFQQSWSDLPAEEISETSQSQLQATLNRAVAEGFHHVETARHYGTSERQLGWALPKAPDAKRLLQSKVPPRDDVVAFEAELELSFERLDCDRLDLLAIHGINLPEHLEQTLRPGGCMEVVRRWQAEGRIGSVGFSTHGPTELIVDACNTGAFDYINLHWYYIRQDNGPALDAARRQDMGVFIISPTDKGGHLHSPSQKLLDLCAPLHPIVFNDLFCLQDERVHTISVGAASPQDFDRHLKAIELLPQAVDLIEPVHQRLERAAVDALGPEWMATWHVGLPSWQDTPGEINLPVLLWLHNLLEAWDLQSFATARYRLLGQGGHWFAGSNADSFDDQVSASALQAVLGASPWRTRIPMILAQLKQRLAGDSQKRLTSL
- the rsmG gene encoding 16S rRNA (guanine(527)-N(7))-methyltransferase RsmG is translated as MADATPGAEYWTALGWQPSTEQVDQLATLQTLLREWNEKVNLTRLVEGDDYWINQVFDSLWPLAHELKTPHQPRTCIDVGTGGGFPGLAIAIALPGSHMTLLDSVGRKTAAVEAMASRLGLADRVAVRTERIETTGHDRACRGQFDLAMARAVAAAPVVAEYLVPLLKPKGEALLFRGQWSEEDTTEFSSVISPLKAQLTGVQTCQLPAKRGIRHLLRVQPIGSCPSSYPRAVGIPSRTPLGS
- a CDS encoding J domain-containing protein — encoded protein: MKDQIKSVPDVSISHYQRLGVAPGVDPEALRQAFRRKSKALHPDTTALPEAQASLAFQQLKESYALLADPGRRDAYDAMLRETTARPHVVQKSTSDPWNGIGERRPLSGGEWFSLVLLSLALLLSLLLGLGVAVVQGRDWQVSPSWLTDEQTLRTSNVRSDVVLPPTGEFTTESALPPSA
- a CDS encoding DUF3143 domain-containing protein, yielding MGAIRIDNDPCRWQLERPDWSAVLLLDREDLKVIWQASGTSTDTQCSLPYGLSRADVEAAIQAGP
- the bioA gene encoding adenosylmethionine--8-amino-7-oxononanoate transaminase, with the protein product MVLQRHPNLWPPFTQMASAAAAQRVTAGDGALLLREEGPPLIDAISSWWVTLHGHANPVMAEAIADQARRLEQVIFADFTHEPAEQLAVRLSGITGLQRLFFSDNGSTAVEVAIKIACQWWANRGQPRHQIVAFDGAYHGDTFGAMAVGERNLFSAPFEDKLFPVARVPWPSTWWNDDDVDRKETAALQILEDTLQTPTAAVILEPLLQGAGGMTMVRPEFLREVERRTKAAGALLIADEVLTGFGRCGDWFASRRAGIRPDLMALSKGLTGGCLPMGVTMASEAVFEAFIGDDPNLTLWHGHSFTANPLGCAAANASLTLLEQNPTAFQNFEARHRPQLEALAQHPRVERPRLLGTVAAFDLVVGGTAGYLNPAGPTVKRIAMEHGVFLRPLGQVVYLLPPLCITDAQLEQCYKAIQTALDQL